A region of Toxotes jaculatrix isolate fToxJac2 chromosome 23, fToxJac2.pri, whole genome shotgun sequence DNA encodes the following proteins:
- the LOC121176791 gene encoding astrocytic phosphoprotein PEA-15, whose amino-acid sequence MAEYSSLLSDLSENITNEDLEQLKSACKEDIPEDQSNNITSSKEWFSYLEKNDKLAQDNLSYIEHIFEISRRPDLLTRVIEYRTTVLKISEDDEIDTKLTRIPSAKKYKDIIRQPSEDEIIKLAPPPKKV is encoded by the exons ATGGCGGAGTACAGCTCTCTGCTCAGCGACCTGTCTGAAAACATCACCAACGAGGACTTGGAGCAGCTCAAGTCGGCCTGCAAGGAGGACATCCCTGAGGACCAGAGCAACAACATCACCTCCTCCAAGGAGTGGTTCAGCTACCTGGAAAAGAACGACAAGCTGGCCCAGG ATAACCTGTCATACATCGAGCACATCTTCGAGATTTCGCGGCGACCGGACCTGTTGACGAGGGTGATCGAGTATCGCACCACCGTGCTCAAGATCTCGGAGGATGACGAGATCGACACCAAGCTCACACGCATCCCCTCAGCCAAGAAATACAAAG ACATCATCCGCCAGCCCTCTGAAGATGAGATCATCAAGTTGGCCCCTCCACCTAAAAAAGTGTGA